In Paenibacillus hexagrammi, the following are encoded in one genomic region:
- a CDS encoding type 2 periplasmic-binding domain-containing protein, with product MKKYLVIQISLMLAAGVMVTGCAEQQPQDQGKESTDSGKPLEMSITLPPGSPQTTDTVMEKKLNEVLNTKLSLLPLGGWQDASTKLNLLMSQPDTMPDLLWRSGMEKEYQQWIKNDQLVDLVPYMQKYGKNLLNYYSKETLWSSYQDGKLYSVPGDVSEASSKTLYVRKDWLDKLGLPVPKTMDEFLSTVKAFTEQDPDGNGKKDTFGLATWKGFPHEPLYVFEQAYGLKADNFIIQDDGSIKLGAVMPQMKQALALMKDLYENGYIDKGASQKEQNEVIAQGKTGFYYSYIDQVNPANPTLVAFKANNPTGEFLPIDLPKGPDGFSSDWPESLGGWCYNSITTHAKDPARVFQVLDKMNSPEVFKLRKFGIEGEHYKVENGKFSTLIDPKEAPKIGLSLLIWFGDRKDENNIKNTEQATALYKKRIETSSPLRSKIYWPKSTDRPAWSQYGADLNTLMDQTFNQIIYGGKSLDTFDTFVKDWYAKGGREVEAEVNQLYVKEKKEYDEWSKFYDEKLLPYK from the coding sequence ATGAAAAAATATCTAGTTATACAAATATCGTTGATGCTTGCTGCCGGAGTGATGGTGACGGGATGTGCGGAGCAGCAGCCGCAGGATCAAGGCAAGGAGTCGACTGATTCGGGCAAGCCGCTAGAAATGTCCATTACACTTCCCCCTGGGAGTCCGCAAACGACAGATACTGTGATGGAGAAAAAATTGAATGAAGTGCTGAACACGAAGTTAAGCCTACTTCCTCTAGGCGGTTGGCAGGATGCTTCGACCAAATTGAATTTATTGATGAGTCAGCCGGATACCATGCCTGATTTGCTATGGCGCTCCGGAATGGAGAAAGAGTACCAGCAGTGGATTAAAAATGATCAGCTTGTTGATTTGGTTCCTTATATGCAGAAATATGGTAAAAATTTATTGAATTACTACAGTAAAGAAACGCTATGGTCCTCCTATCAAGATGGCAAGCTTTATTCGGTGCCTGGGGATGTATCGGAAGCGAGCAGCAAAACACTGTATGTCAGGAAAGATTGGTTGGACAAATTGGGGCTGCCTGTTCCCAAAACGATGGATGAGTTCTTGAGCACAGTCAAGGCATTCACGGAACAGGATCCAGATGGCAATGGGAAGAAGGATACCTTTGGATTAGCAACATGGAAAGGCTTCCCGCATGAGCCGCTTTACGTATTTGAGCAAGCATATGGTCTGAAAGCCGATAACTTTATCATCCAAGATGATGGTTCCATTAAGTTGGGGGCAGTCATGCCGCAAATGAAACAGGCGCTCGCACTCATGAAAGACTTGTATGAGAACGGTTATATCGATAAAGGAGCTTCGCAAAAAGAGCAAAACGAAGTGATCGCACAGGGGAAAACGGGATTTTATTACAGCTATATCGATCAAGTGAATCCGGCAAACCCGACTTTAGTAGCATTCAAAGCGAATAATCCTACGGGCGAATTCTTGCCGATTGATCTGCCGAAAGGGCCAGATGGATTTAGCTCAGACTGGCCGGAATCGCTTGGAGGCTGGTGCTATAACTCGATTACGACACATGCCAAAGATCCTGCAAGAGTGTTCCAGGTGCTCGACAAGATGAATTCGCCGGAAGTGTTTAAATTAAGAAAGTTTGGGATCGAAGGTGAGCATTATAAGGTTGAAAACGGGAAGTTCAGCACGCTAATCGATCCCAAGGAAGCTCCTAAGATTGGTTTGTCGCTGCTGATTTGGTTCGGCGATCGCAAGGATGAGAACAACATTAAGAATACAGAGCAGGCCACAGCTCTTTATAAAAAACGGATCGAGACTTCCAGTCCGCTTCGCAGCAAAATCTATTGGCCGAAGTCGACCGATCGTCCAGCTTGGAGCCAATATGGCGCAGATCTGAATACTTTAATGGATCAGACATTTAACCAAATTATTTACGGTGGCAAAAGCTTAGACACCTTTGATACCTTTGTCAAAGACTGGTACGCGAAAGGAGGAAGAGAAGTGGAGGCGGAAGTTAACCAGCTTTATGTGAAAGAGAAGAAGGAATATGACGAATGGTCCAAGTTCTATGATGAGAAGCTACTGCCGTATAAATAA